The Streptomyces sp. NL15-2K genome contains a region encoding:
- a CDS encoding low specificity L-threonine aldolase, with protein sequence MNPPKTDARRHHDPEVRGFASDNYAGAHPEVLAALALANGGHQVAYGEDVYTENLQRIVRSHFGATAEAFPVFNGTGANVVALQAVTDRWGAVICADSAHINVDEGGAPERMGGLKLLTVPTPDGKLTPELIDRQAYGWEDEHRAMPQVVSITQATELGTVYTPDEIRAICDHAHARGMKVHLDGSRIANAAASLNVPMRTFTNAVGVDILSLGGTKNGALFGEAVVVINQDAVSHMKHLRKLSMQLASKMRFVSVQLEALLARDLWLRNARHSNEMAQRLAEGVRAVHGVEILYPVQANAVFARLPHDVSERLQQRFRFYFWDEAAGDVRWMCAFDTTEEDVDTFVAALKEEMAG encoded by the coding sequence GTGAACCCGCCCAAGACCGACGCGCGTCGCCACCACGACCCGGAGGTCCGCGGTTTCGCCAGCGACAACTACGCCGGGGCCCACCCGGAGGTGCTCGCGGCCCTGGCCCTGGCCAACGGCGGGCACCAGGTCGCGTACGGCGAGGACGTCTACACCGAGAACCTCCAACGGATCGTCCGCAGCCACTTCGGCGCCACGGCCGAGGCGTTCCCGGTCTTCAACGGCACCGGCGCCAACGTCGTCGCCCTCCAGGCGGTCACCGACCGCTGGGGCGCGGTGATCTGCGCCGACAGCGCGCACATTAACGTCGACGAGGGCGGCGCCCCCGAACGCATGGGCGGCCTGAAACTGCTCACCGTGCCCACGCCCGACGGCAAGCTCACGCCCGAGCTGATCGACCGGCAGGCGTACGGCTGGGAGGACGAGCACCGGGCGATGCCGCAGGTCGTCTCGATCACCCAGGCCACCGAACTGGGCACGGTCTACACACCGGACGAGATCCGCGCGATCTGCGACCACGCCCACGCCCGCGGCATGAAGGTCCACCTGGACGGCTCCCGCATAGCCAACGCGGCGGCCTCCCTGAACGTGCCGATGCGGACGTTCACCAACGCCGTGGGCGTGGACATCCTCTCCCTGGGCGGCACGAAGAACGGCGCGCTGTTCGGTGAGGCGGTCGTCGTCATCAACCAGGACGCCGTCAGCCACATGAAGCACCTGCGCAAGCTGTCCATGCAGCTCGCCTCCAAGATGCGCTTCGTGTCCGTGCAGTTGGAGGCCCTGCTCGCCCGGGACCTGTGGCTGCGCAACGCCCGCCACTCCAACGAGATGGCCCAGCGACTGGCCGAGGGGGTGCGGGCCGTGCACGGCGTCGAGATCCTCTACCCCGTGCAGGCCAACGCGGTCTTCGCGCGCCTTCCGCACGACGTGAGCGAGCGCCTGCAGCAGCGGTTCCGCTTCTACTTCTGGGACGAGGCGGCGGGCGACGTGCGCTGGATGTGCGCGTTCGACACGACGGAGGAGGACGTGGACACGTTCGTGGCGGCGCTGAAGGAGGAGATGGCCGGCTAG
- a CDS encoding transglutaminase family protein, whose protein sequence is MQLIQKTADLSAYLAADEAIDHHHPLVRETAARLAEGVADSYEYARAAFEFVRDTIPHSQDSGDPRVTWRASDVLEQGTGICYAKAHVLAALLRAEDIPTALCYQKFDVVHGLVAVRFNGAWHRQDPRGNKPGVDAQFSLDGERLAFLPDPKSNELDYPVLYAEPHPTVLGVLKAAPDRPYLWKTLPIAL, encoded by the coding sequence ATGCAGCTGATCCAGAAAACCGCTGACCTGTCTGCCTACTTGGCCGCTGATGAGGCGATCGACCACCATCATCCGCTCGTCCGCGAGACGGCCGCCAGGCTCGCTGAGGGAGTGGCGGATTCGTATGAGTATGCGCGAGCGGCGTTCGAATTCGTCCGCGACACCATCCCCCACTCCCAGGATTCGGGCGACCCGCGTGTCACCTGGCGCGCCTCCGACGTCCTGGAACAGGGCACCGGCATCTGCTACGCCAAGGCCCACGTCCTCGCCGCGCTCCTGCGGGCCGAGGACATCCCGACCGCCCTGTGTTACCAGAAGTTCGACGTGGTCCACGGCCTGGTCGCCGTGCGGTTCAACGGGGCCTGGCATCGGCAGGATCCCCGGGGCAACAAGCCGGGAGTGGACGCCCAGTTCTCCCTCGATGGGGAGCGTCTGGCCTTCCTGCCCGATCCGAAGTCCAATGAGCTGGACTATCCGGTCCTGTATGCCGAACCGCACCCGACGGTCCTCGGCGTCCTCAAAGCAGCCCCCGACCGGCCGTACCTCTGGAAGACGCTTCCCATCGCACTCTGA
- a CDS encoding lysophospholipid acyltransferase family protein, translating to MAELVYRPVVGLAQVLFKAWDLKIDCKGTENIPRSGGAVLVSNHISYLDFVFNGLAALPQKRLVRFMAKESVFRHKISGPLMRGMKHIPVDRGQGEAAYAHALDSLRSGEIVGVFPEATISPSFTLKSFKSGAARLAQDAGVPLIPMAVWGTQRLWTKGHPRNFKRSHTPITIRVGEALEASRDKYAGAITRQLRERVQELLEAAQRAYPVRPRDANDTWWMPAHLGGTAPTPEEVRAAEAR from the coding sequence ATGGCAGAGCTTGTCTACCGTCCCGTCGTTGGTCTCGCCCAGGTGTTGTTCAAGGCGTGGGACCTCAAGATCGACTGCAAGGGTACGGAGAACATCCCCCGCTCGGGCGGTGCCGTGCTGGTGAGCAATCACATCAGCTACCTGGACTTCGTCTTCAACGGACTGGCGGCCCTCCCGCAGAAACGTCTCGTTCGCTTCATGGCGAAGGAGTCCGTCTTCCGCCACAAGATCTCCGGCCCTCTGATGCGCGGGATGAAGCACATCCCGGTCGACCGCGGGCAGGGTGAGGCGGCGTACGCGCACGCGCTGGACTCGCTGCGGTCCGGTGAGATCGTCGGGGTCTTCCCGGAGGCCACCATCTCGCCGTCGTTCACCCTGAAGAGCTTCAAGTCGGGTGCCGCGCGCCTGGCCCAGGATGCGGGCGTGCCCCTGATCCCGATGGCGGTGTGGGGCACGCAGCGGCTGTGGACCAAGGGCCACCCGCGCAACTTCAAGCGCAGCCACACCCCGATCACCATCCGGGTCGGCGAGGCGCTCGAGGCCTCCCGCGACAAGTACGCGGGCGCCATCACCCGGCAGCTGCGCGAGCGCGTCCAGGAACTCCTGGAGGCCGCCCAGCGCGCCTACCCGGTGCGCCCCAGGGACGCGAACGACACCTGGTGGATGCCGGCCCACCTCGGCGGCACCGCACCGACACCGGAAGAGGTCCGCGCGGCCGAGGCGCGCTGA
- a CDS encoding DUF4395 domain-containing protein, translated as MDIDVRGPRFGAAVTTVVLAVVLITGSVWLLAWQTLAFALGAAGGVGRSPYGWLFRKALRPRIGPPTEFEAPEPPRFAQAVGLVFAGVGLVGYTLGPDWLGLAATGAALAAAFLNAAFGYCLGCETYLLARRATLRAQ; from the coding sequence ATGGACATTGATGTGAGGGGGCCGCGCTTCGGTGCGGCCGTGACGACCGTCGTGCTGGCGGTCGTGCTGATCACGGGCAGCGTCTGGCTGCTGGCCTGGCAGACGCTGGCGTTCGCGCTGGGGGCGGCGGGCGGGGTGGGCCGTTCGCCGTACGGCTGGCTGTTCCGCAAGGCGCTGCGGCCGCGGATCGGGCCGCCGACCGAGTTCGAGGCGCCGGAACCGCCGCGGTTCGCGCAGGCGGTGGGGCTCGTCTTCGCGGGCGTCGGGCTCGTCGGCTACACGCTCGGGCCGGACTGGCTGGGACTCGCCGCCACCGGTGCGGCGCTCGCGGCCGCCTTCCTGAACGCGGCGTTCGGTTACTGCCTGGGGTGCGAGACGTACCTGCTGGCACGGCGGGCGACGCTGCGCGCGCAGTAA
- a CDS encoding thioredoxin family protein has product MTGLVVCVAVLAMASAYGVLHRRRSGRVRVRGRDDGKRLGAAELGGPLGERATLVQFSSAFCAPCRATRRVLGEVADMVPGVTHVEIDAEDHLDLVRELDILKTPTVLVLDAGGRVVRRATGQPRKADVIAALGEAV; this is encoded by the coding sequence ATGACCGGACTCGTGGTGTGCGTGGCGGTGCTCGCGATGGCGAGCGCCTACGGAGTGCTGCATCGGCGGCGGAGCGGGAGGGTACGGGTGCGAGGGCGCGACGACGGAAAGCGGCTCGGCGCGGCCGAACTGGGCGGGCCGCTCGGCGAGCGCGCCACCCTCGTCCAGTTCTCCAGCGCATTCTGCGCCCCCTGCCGGGCGACCCGACGGGTCCTGGGCGAGGTGGCCGACATGGTCCCGGGCGTGACCCACGTGGAGATCGACGCCGAGGACCACCTCGACCTCGTCCGCGAACTCGACATCCTCAAGACCCCGACCGTGCTGGTCCTGGACGCCGGCGGCCGGGTCGTACGGCGTGCCACCGGCCAGCCGCGCAAGGCCGATGTGATCGCCGCGCTGGGGGAGGCGGTGTGA
- a CDS encoding flavin reductase family protein — MTAMPGLGTPRLASPDLLRSVFRRHAAGVAVITARGDAGPVGFTATSLTSVSAEPPLLSFGIGTGASSWPAISEADHVGVHILGEHQQDLAATFARSGADRFGPATSWHEGPEGVPVLDDVPAWLVCRIAGRVPAGDHRIVVAEVVLGDSTGPGRPLLYHQGRFHGLRD, encoded by the coding sequence ATGACGGCCATGCCCGGCCTCGGCACCCCTCGGCTCGCCTCCCCCGACCTCCTGCGCTCGGTCTTCCGGCGGCACGCGGCCGGAGTCGCCGTGATCACCGCGCGCGGCGACGCCGGCCCGGTCGGCTTCACCGCCACCTCCCTCACCTCCGTCTCCGCCGAACCCCCGCTCCTCTCCTTCGGCATCGGCACGGGTGCCTCGAGCTGGCCCGCGATATCCGAGGCCGACCACGTCGGCGTGCACATACTCGGCGAGCACCAGCAGGACCTGGCCGCCACCTTCGCCCGCAGCGGCGCCGACCGCTTCGGTCCGGCGACCTCCTGGCACGAGGGCCCCGAGGGCGTTCCCGTCCTCGACGACGTCCCGGCCTGGCTGGTGTGCCGGATCGCCGGACGCGTGCCGGCCGGCGACCACCGCATCGTGGTGGCCGAGGTCGTCCTCGGCGACTCCACCGGCCCCGGCCGTCCGCTGCTCTACCACCAGGGTCGGTTCCACGGCCTGCGGGACTGA
- a CDS encoding electron transfer flavoprotein subunit beta/FixA family protein yields the protein MSLRIVVTVKYVPDATGDRHFADDLTVDRDDVDGLLSELDEYAVEQALQISENSDDDVEITILTVGPEDAKDALRKALSMGADKAIHVEDDDLHGTDAIGTSLVLAKAIEKAGYDLVISGMASTDGTMGVVPALLAERLGVPQVTLLSEVSVENGTVKGRRDGDAASEQLEASLPAVVSVTDQSGEARYPSFKGIMAAKKKPVQSWDLSDLDLEAEEVGLEGSYTVVDSAAQRPARTAGTIVKDEGEGGKQLAEFLASQKFI from the coding sequence GTGAGCTTGAGGATCGTTGTCACTGTGAAGTACGTGCCCGACGCCACTGGCGACCGGCACTTCGCCGATGACCTGACCGTCGACCGGGACGACGTGGACGGTCTGCTCTCCGAACTCGACGAGTACGCGGTCGAGCAGGCGCTGCAGATCTCCGAGAACTCCGACGACGACGTGGAGATCACCATCCTGACGGTGGGCCCGGAGGACGCCAAGGACGCGCTGCGCAAGGCGCTGTCCATGGGCGCCGACAAGGCCATCCATGTCGAGGACGACGACCTGCACGGCACCGACGCCATCGGCACCTCCCTGGTGCTGGCCAAGGCGATCGAGAAGGCCGGCTACGACCTGGTGATCTCCGGCATGGCCTCCACCGACGGCACCATGGGCGTCGTACCCGCCCTGCTCGCGGAGCGCCTCGGGGTACCGCAGGTCACGCTGCTGTCCGAGGTCTCGGTCGAGAACGGCACCGTCAAGGGCCGCCGCGACGGCGACGCCGCGTCCGAGCAGCTGGAAGCCTCTCTCCCGGCGGTCGTGTCCGTCACCGACCAGTCGGGCGAGGCGCGGTACCCGTCCTTCAAGGGCATCATGGCGGCCAAGAAGAAGCCGGTGCAGTCCTGGGACCTGTCGGATCTGGACCTGGAGGCCGAGGAGGTCGGCCTGGAGGGCTCCTACACGGTCGTGGACTCCGCGGCGCAGCGTCCGGCCCGCACGGCCGGCACGATCGTCAAGGACGAGGGCGAGGGCGGCAAGCAGCTCGCCGAATTCCTCGCGAGCCAGAAGTTCATCTGA
- a CDS encoding electron transfer flavoprotein subunit alpha/FixB family protein: MAEVLVYVDHVDGAVRKPTLELLTLARRIGEPVAVALGNGAADTADTLAEHGAVKVLTHDAAEYADYLVVPKVDALQAAYEAVSPAAVLVPSSAEGKEIAARLALRIGSGIITDAIDLESGDEGPVATQSVFAAAFTTKSRAAKGTPVITVKPNSAAVEAAPANAAVEALEVTFSEKATGTKVTARTPRESTGRPELTEAAIVVSGGRGVNGAENFAIIEALADSLGAAVGASRAAVDAGWYPHTNQVGQTGKSVSPQLYIASGISGAIQHRAGMQTSKTIVAVNKDAEAPIFDLVDYGVVGDLFDVVPQLTEEIKTRKG; the protein is encoded by the coding sequence ATGGCTGAAGTTCTCGTCTATGTCGATCACGTGGACGGTGCCGTCCGCAAGCCCACCCTGGAGCTTCTGACGCTGGCCCGCCGCATCGGCGAGCCGGTCGCCGTCGCGCTGGGCAACGGCGCCGCCGACACCGCCGACACCCTCGCCGAGCACGGCGCGGTCAAGGTCCTCACCCACGACGCCGCCGAGTACGCCGACTACCTGGTCGTCCCGAAGGTCGACGCCCTGCAGGCCGCGTACGAGGCCGTCTCCCCGGCCGCCGTGCTGGTCCCGTCCTCCGCGGAGGGCAAGGAGATCGCCGCCCGTCTGGCGCTGCGCATCGGCTCCGGCATCATCACCGACGCCATCGACCTGGAGTCCGGCGACGAGGGCCCGGTGGCCACCCAGTCGGTGTTCGCCGCCGCCTTCACCACCAAGTCCCGCGCCGCCAAGGGCACCCCGGTCATCACGGTCAAGCCGAACTCGGCCGCCGTGGAGGCCGCCCCGGCCAACGCCGCGGTCGAGGCCCTGGAGGTGACCTTCTCCGAGAAGGCCACCGGCACCAAGGTCACCGCCCGCACCCCGCGCGAGTCGACCGGCCGTCCGGAGCTGACCGAGGCCGCGATCGTGGTCTCCGGCGGCCGCGGCGTCAACGGCGCGGAGAACTTCGCGATCATCGAGGCCCTCGCCGACTCCCTCGGCGCGGCCGTCGGTGCCTCGCGTGCCGCGGTGGACGCCGGCTGGTACCCGCACACCAACCAGGTCGGCCAGACCGGCAAGTCCGTCTCCCCGCAGCTGTACATCGCCTCCGGCATCTCGGGCGCGATCCAGCACCGGGCCGGCATGCAGACCTCGAAGACGATCGTGGCGGTCAACAAGGACGCCGAGGCCCCGATCTTCGACCTCGTCGACTACGGCGTGGTCGGCGACCTCTTCGACGTCGTCCCGCAGCTCACCGAAGAGATCAAGACCCGCAAGGGCTGA
- a CDS encoding endonuclease/exonuclease/phosphatase family protein, with protein MRNHSRVTRRMGLKTALAATISVPLSSTALSPAPASADESLSGPLEVMSFNLRFASTAEPNSWNVRRPVMRELLRREGPHLVGTQEGLYQQVRDIESDLGPQYDWIGTGRAGGSRDEFMAIFYDTHRLAPREYDHFWLSDTPNVVGSNTWGGGSIRMVTWVRFRDLLDGDREFYFLNTHLDNASQYARARAATLTTQRIAGLNRSLPLVVTGDFNVAAHKNPVYDTMLGAGLVDTWDTAAERSKLYATFHGYKPLTPDGDRIDWILATPGVRTHRASINTFARNGQFPSDHLPVQASLSLG; from the coding sequence GTGCGAAACCACAGCCGAGTCACGCGCCGCATGGGCCTGAAGACCGCGTTAGCCGCCACGATCTCCGTTCCCCTGTCCAGTACAGCACTCTCCCCCGCACCCGCCTCGGCGGACGAAAGCCTGAGCGGCCCCCTGGAGGTCATGTCCTTCAACCTCCGCTTCGCGAGCACCGCCGAACCCAACAGCTGGAACGTCCGCAGACCCGTGATGCGCGAACTGCTGCGCCGCGAGGGCCCGCACCTCGTCGGCACCCAGGAGGGCCTCTACCAGCAGGTGCGGGACATCGAGTCCGACCTCGGACCCCAATACGACTGGATCGGCACCGGACGCGCGGGCGGCAGCCGCGACGAGTTCATGGCGATCTTCTACGACACCCACCGCCTCGCCCCGCGGGAGTACGACCACTTCTGGCTCTCCGACACGCCCAACGTGGTCGGGTCGAACACCTGGGGCGGCGGCTCCATCCGGATGGTGACCTGGGTCCGCTTCCGTGATCTGCTCGACGGCGACCGGGAGTTCTACTTCCTCAACACCCACCTGGACAACGCCAGCCAGTACGCACGCGCGCGTGCCGCCACCCTGACCACCCAGCGGATCGCCGGGCTGAACCGCTCGCTCCCGCTCGTGGTGACCGGCGACTTCAACGTCGCCGCCCACAAGAACCCGGTCTACGACACGATGCTGGGCGCCGGCCTGGTCGACACCTGGGACACCGCGGCCGAGCGGAGCAAGCTGTACGCCACCTTCCACGGCTACAAGCCGCTGACGCCCGACGGCGACCGCATCGACTGGATCCTCGCCACGCCCGGCGTCCGGACGCACCGGGCCTCGATCAACACCTTCGCCCGGAACGGGCAGTTCCCGAGCGATCACCTGCCGGTGCAGGCGTCCCTGAGCCTGGGATGA
- a CDS encoding aldolase/citrate lyase family protein: MGQGQQEQVATSLAGAVSEEISASLAPVDAELERRYPGDPGTRQPVHTVYVPGDAFAADTIRSWGDRALAALDEHAPDAASFAAVLGLSGELAEPVHARVRAKLEREPIEDLRVDFEDGYGPRPDAEEDETAARAARLIAQAYEDGTAAPYMGIRMKCMEAPVRDRGIRTLDIFLTGLMEAGGLPDGLVLTLPKVTYPEQVTAMVRLLEAFEKARGLEPGRIGFEIQIETSQSILAADGTATVARMIQAAEGRATGLHYGTFDYSACLGVSAAHQASDHPAADHAKAIMQVAAAGTGVRVSDGSTNVLPVGPTAKVHDAWRLHYGLTRRALARAYYQGWDMHPGHIPTRYAAVFAFYREGFEQAAGRLARYAGRMGGDVMDEPATAKALSGYLLRGLDCGALDIAEVARLTGLTRADLEGFAVPRRGDLTVSAK; the protein is encoded by the coding sequence ATGGGTCAGGGCCAGCAGGAGCAGGTGGCGACGAGCCTCGCGGGCGCCGTCAGCGAGGAGATCAGCGCCTCCCTCGCGCCGGTCGACGCCGAACTCGAGCGCCGCTACCCCGGAGACCCCGGCACCCGCCAGCCCGTCCACACCGTCTACGTCCCCGGCGACGCCTTCGCCGCCGACACCATCCGCTCATGGGGCGACAGAGCCCTCGCCGCCCTGGACGAACACGCCCCGGACGCCGCCTCCTTCGCCGCCGTCCTCGGCCTCTCCGGCGAACTCGCCGAGCCCGTCCACGCGCGCGTGCGGGCCAAGTTGGAGCGCGAGCCCATCGAAGACCTCCGCGTCGACTTCGAGGACGGCTACGGTCCGCGCCCGGACGCGGAGGAGGACGAGACGGCGGCCCGTGCGGCGCGGCTGATCGCCCAGGCGTACGAGGACGGCACGGCTGCCCCGTACATGGGCATCCGCATGAAGTGCATGGAGGCGCCCGTCCGCGACCGGGGCATCCGCACCCTCGACATCTTCCTCACCGGCCTGATGGAGGCCGGCGGCCTGCCGGACGGGCTGGTGCTGACGCTGCCGAAAGTGACGTACCCCGAGCAGGTCACCGCCATGGTGCGGCTCCTTGAGGCCTTCGAGAAGGCGCGCGGGCTGGAACCCGGCCGGATCGGCTTCGAGATCCAGATCGAGACCAGCCAGTCCATCCTCGCCGCCGACGGCACCGCGACGGTGGCCCGCATGATCCAGGCCGCCGAGGGCCGCGCCACCGGCCTCCACTACGGCACCTTCGACTACAGCGCCTGCCTCGGCGTCTCCGCCGCCCACCAAGCCAGCGACCACCCCGCCGCCGACCACGCCAAGGCGATCATGCAGGTCGCGGCGGCCGGCACCGGCGTACGCGTCTCGGACGGCTCGACGAACGTCCTGCCCGTCGGTCCGACCGCGAAGGTCCACGACGCCTGGCGGCTGCACTACGGCCTCACCCGCCGCGCCCTGGCCCGCGCCTACTACCAGGGCTGGGACATGCACCCGGGCCACATCCCCACCCGGTACGCGGCCGTGTTCGCCTTCTACCGCGAGGGCTTCGAACAGGCCGCCGGCCGCCTCGCCCGCTACGCGGGCCGCATGGGCGGCGACGTCATGGACGAACCCGCCACCGCCAAGGCACTCAGCGGCTACCTGCTGCGCGGCCTGGACTGCGGCGCCCTCGACATCGCCGAGGTCGCCCGCCTGACCGGCCTCACCCGGGCCGACCTCGAGGGCTTCGCCGTGCCCCGCCGGGGCGATCTGACGGTCTCCGCCAAGTAG